A region of Candidatus Cloacimonas sp. DNA encodes the following proteins:
- a CDS encoding FlgD immunoglobulin-like domain containing protein — MKKSLIILFIVLAMSSFLFATEYTIIDGSSNSNHIPVNGSSNYGWSRFIFTATEMSSAGITGSFTIYSIAFKVNNDVSDYTMDNQKIYFAYNYNSTLSSSTSYPNPGGSSSFTKVYDGSITFAGPGWMEIILTTPFNFTWDGYVGLDIVWENRDGSKISSGYPKFYYASKSNMAVYKESGTGTTFPTSAGTTSNNHPSFKIITPPTQAPNPAINPDPANLSTDIAIDKYLKWSSGGGAPISYKINLGTDNPPTNIALNQVVATTKYTPTNRFNYSTTYYWQVIPVNIIGEAQDCPIWSFTTVADPSIVTFPYQESFDGAVPPNSDWLTRTGVLQDPVSLSPSSLWEQDDWLNVAGTDKAAKLNIWGGINGWLISPLFNIPDDTYYLSFDLAVLKYNQTPTGTPPVYAPDDRIAVLIGDGYSWSTANIVREWNNTGSAYVYKDIRISGEKAVIPLAGHSGHCRFAFYVGSTITNADSDVMINNMEVAAFSNLPLAAQNPVPNNDTQNVATDAKLFWDAGANAPVSYKLYFGQTLPGTPIECLSPHYAPSALAYGTTYFWKVVPVNPIGDAIECPVWNFTTTGTTTVGAGTVTINEVPISPSVEISGLEGETVINAVASYAPDGIGLPNAGLVIQLSSSGVNLTGKQITINHQLGFIPTQIAYRILPNETYHIISNPGTWTATIISFVLEAKADGDVDIVFPLDAESTLPVELSYFNAIYSAEGYVSVNWVSQSETNHSGYNIFRSEDRTLVNAIRINPLLIDEGTENGTQISYKYIDNEFEANMIYYYWLESISLNGESEYFGPLSVKTNAGGSYPETPELPIVTKLYNAYPNPFNPNTVISYSISEPTTVTIDIYNAKGQRIRSFSHSHTSAGTYRTNWDGKDDTGKTVSSGVYVYNMKAGNFQQNKKMLLTK, encoded by the coding sequence ATGAAAAAATCACTAATTATTCTGTTCATTGTTTTAGCGATGAGCAGTTTTCTCTTTGCCACGGAGTATACCATTATAGATGGCAGCTCCAATAGTAATCATATTCCCGTTAACGGAAGTTCCAATTATGGATGGAGCCGATTTATTTTTACAGCAACGGAGATGAGTAGTGCTGGAATAACCGGTTCATTTACAATTTATTCCATCGCTTTTAAGGTTAACAATGATGTTTCCGATTACACTATGGATAATCAGAAGATTTATTTTGCTTACAATTATAACAGCACTTTATCTAGTTCAACCAGTTATCCCAATCCCGGAGGCAGCAGTTCATTTACGAAGGTTTATGATGGCAGTATAACTTTTGCCGGGCCTGGTTGGATGGAGATAATTTTAACCACGCCTTTCAATTTTACCTGGGATGGTTATGTGGGCTTAGATATTGTTTGGGAAAACAGAGATGGCAGCAAAATCAGCAGTGGTTATCCCAAATTTTATTATGCCTCTAAAAGCAATATGGCGGTTTACAAAGAGTCCGGAACCGGAACTACTTTTCCAACCAGTGCTGGAACTACTTCCAACAATCATCCCAGCTTCAAAATTATCACTCCGCCAACGCAAGCGCCCAATCCTGCCATAAATCCTGATCCAGCAAATCTTTCCACTGACATAGCGATTGACAAATATCTTAAATGGTCCAGCGGAGGTGGTGCACCAATTAGTTATAAGATCAATTTGGGAACGGATAATCCTCCTACCAATATTGCCTTAAATCAAGTGGTTGCTACTACCAAATACACACCGACAAACAGATTCAATTACAGTACTACTTATTATTGGCAAGTGATACCTGTTAATATTATCGGTGAAGCGCAAGATTGTCCTATCTGGAGTTTTACCACAGTTGCCGATCCTTCCATTGTCACTTTTCCTTATCAGGAGAGTTTTGATGGCGCTGTTCCACCCAATAGTGATTGGTTAACAAGAACCGGTGTTTTACAAGACCCCGTTTCTTTAAGCCCCTCCAGTTTATGGGAACAAGATGACTGGCTGAATGTAGCCGGAACGGATAAAGCAGCCAAATTAAATATTTGGGGTGGAATTAACGGTTGGTTGATATCTCCGCTATTTAATATTCCGGACGATACCTATTATCTTTCTTTTGATTTGGCAGTGCTAAAATATAATCAAACCCCAACCGGAACACCTCCAGTTTATGCTCCGGACGATAGAATTGCCGTTTTAATTGGTGATGGATATAGCTGGTCCACAGCCAATATTGTGCGTGAATGGAATAATACGGGTTCTGCTTATGTTTATAAAGATATCAGAATCAGTGGAGAAAAAGCGGTTATTCCTTTGGCAGGACACAGTGGTCATTGTCGATTTGCCTTTTATGTTGGTTCAACAATAACTAATGCCGATAGTGATGTTATGATTAATAATATGGAAGTTGCCGCATTCAGTAATCTTCCCTTAGCTGCCCAAAATCCAGTTCCCAATAATGATACCCAAAATGTAGCTACCGATGCAAAACTGTTTTGGGATGCGGGAGCTAATGCACCTGTTTCGTATAAACTATATTTTGGCCAAACCCTTCCGGGAACACCTATAGAGTGTTTATCGCCACATTACGCTCCTTCAGCTTTAGCTTATGGAACAACATATTTCTGGAAGGTGGTTCCCGTAAACCCAATTGGGGATGCCATTGAATGTCCTGTCTGGAATTTTACCACCACTGGAACAACTACGGTTGGTGCCGGAACTGTTACCATCAATGAAGTTCCCATCAGTCCCAGCGTGGAAATTTCCGGTTTGGAAGGTGAAACAGTTATAAATGCCGTTGCCAGTTATGCCCCGGATGGAATTGGTTTACCCAATGCCGGTTTAGTAATTCAATTAAGCAGTTCGGGAGTAAATCTAACTGGAAAGCAGATAACCATCAATCACCAGCTTGGCTTCATTCCTACGCAGATTGCTTATCGTATATTACCAAATGAAACATATCACATAATTTCCAATCCCGGAACCTGGACAGCCACCATCATCAGTTTTGTGTTGGAAGCCAAAGCCGATGGCGATGTTGATATCGTTTTCCCTTTAGATGCAGAATCTACATTGCCCGTGGAGCTTTCCTATTTCAATGCCATCTATTCTGCGGAAGGATATGTTTCCGTAAACTGGGTTAGCCAATCGGAGACCAATCATAGCGGTTATAACATTTTCCGCAGCGAAGATAGAACACTGGTAAATGCTATTCGGATCAATCCTCTTTTAATCGATGAAGGAACCGAAAATGGCACTCAAATTAGCTATAAATATATAGATAATGAATTTGAAGCCAATATGATCTATTATTACTGGCTGGAAAGCATCTCCCTAAACGGTGAATCAGAATATTTTGGGCCCCTCTCCGTTAAAACAAACGCTGGCGGTTCTTATCCTGAAACGCCTGAATTGCCGATTGTAACGAAATTGTATAATGCCTATCCCAATCCCTTCAATCCAAATACTGTCATCAGTTACAGTATCTCTGAACCGACAACCGTAACGATAGACATTTACAATGCCAAAGGACAAAGAATTCGTTCATTTTCCCATAGTCATACTTCCGCTGGAACATATAGAACCAATTGGGATGGTAAAGATGACACTGGAAAAACAGTTAGTAGCGGTGTATATGTGTATAATATGAAAGCTGGCAACTTCCAACAAAACAAAAAGATGCTGCTAACTAAGTAA